Within the Fibrobacter sp. genome, the region AGGCTGAAACCCGATTTCAAAAGAGAATATCCTGAGGCCCCGATCATCGTTGGGATGGCCAGGAAAAATGAAAACTCCGCTGCGACAGCTCTCGATGCTCCCAGTGCCATAGCACCAAGGATTGTTGCCGCCGAACGGGATGTACCCGGTATCATTGCAAGGGTCTGAAAAAGACCGATACCAATCACTGCTCCAACAGTAAGAGACTGTACTGAGTCGAATCTGGTATTTTTTCCCTTTCTTTCCAGGATTATTAAAAATACACCGCCTATAACCAAAGCTATGGCCACGATATAGGGATTAAAAAGTTTCTTCTCAATAAAATCTGCAAACAACCCGCCGAGCAGAACCGCTGGAATTACCCCCAGAACAGTCTTCTCCCATATTTTCCAGACATCCCTTCTTTGCTGAGCTGATTTTTCCCGACTGAATGGATAGAGACGGTCCCAGAAGTAAACAACAACCGAGAGTATCGCCCCAAGTTGGATGACAATACTGAAGAGATTGGCAAAATCACCGGTAAAATCGATAAACTGATTCATCAGTATAAGATGACCGGTGCTGCTGATCGGAAGAAATTCGGTGATCCCTTCCACAATGCCTAAAATAACCGCCTTGAAAAACTCTTCCATTCCTTTCCTCTCTAATCCGGAAAATACCTGCCAGACAGGTGACAAACGAGGGGCCAATTTCCACTTTCATCAATGAAAATACCGGGCTATCTGTTTTTCAGTCCTGTAATCCTGTCGAGCGATTTTTCATTATTGTCAATTGAGATTGCCCTGTTTCCTGATTCTACCCGGGCATTACCCGGTAGCCACATAAAATAACTCCGGCCTCTTAAGCATTTCCAAAAATGGAGCAATCATCTGGAACAATTGTGCAGTATTCTGAAATGGTTATCCGACAGGATAACTGTCAAGAATGCAAGAATTACGCCGGAGATCCAGACCTCAGCCACAGCAGAAAATATGATTGAGGAACCAGATAGAAAAGCTCTTTCTGATTTGTGTGATCTCAGTTGTTCAAATCGAGAATCAGCCGGGAGTTCTTTCTCTCATTTGTAATCATAATATTTACTGACGAACCTGCAACCCTGCCTTCATTTGAACCAGATTGAATTATCCGCCCGGAAAGATCAGTTCTCATTATAGCAGTACCCTTTTGATTAACCAGACGATAACCGCTAAGAGGAGTCCTCACTGACACATCTTCCGGTGGAATATAACTTGTTTTACAATCACCCTCTCCATAGGTCACAAGCATTCCATATTCAGGAAATCTCCACTCCTTCCCGTCAGCATCAGTAAACAGGAAACAGTAATTCCGGCACACTTTCATCGATACTGCGGTTTTTGCATAGGTTCCCTTACCGGCAGTCCCCAGGTGAAGCCCCATCTCCCACTGCTGACCATCCACAACAACCATCGTTTTTTGTGGTTTCCTGTCAAGTGAATCGTAGTAGTTGGCCATGAAACGGATCGAATCTTTTATGAAGATATGGGAACCACCCGGAACAGGATGGTTCACAGCAGGCCTCCCGCCTCCAAAATCCTGTACCCAGAAATGGTTATACCTTACCGAACCATACGCATAACCCGCTCCCATCTCCCGGTAATTTTTGTTCATGATATTAACCCTGTGACCGTCAGAACCGGATTTGTCCCCAGCAGGCGGAGTGCCATCCATAATCCACTGCCTCATGGATTCCTGCGGATGCTCCCGTCCTGAAGCAATATTCTCTGCAATAGAATGGCTGTTTTTATAATAGGATGTAATCCGGGCAGACCAGCTATCTCCATTGCAGGAATTATGCTGCAGACCACAGTTCTGTGACATATCTCCAGCATGAGCCCTTGCAGCTCTGTTCAGATCAACCTGCCAGTAAAGCGGCCGCACTGCCGGATAAGAACCCGGCAGCAGAATCTGGTAATCACCAACGTATTCATCCCTGTATCCCACCGGATCCATCCTGCAGGCATTTGTAAGTACAATCGTCGCCCTCTCCTGCCAGTTGGGCAGATCTGGATAAGCAAGATCAGGATCCCCATATCCCCTCTCCTGAGCAGAGATTGTCCGCAAAGAAAATAAAACCACTGTAAAAACGACCCACAGAGAGATCAGTGTTTTTTTCATAAGAAACATCCCCTTCTGAAAGAACCGGAATAAAACCTGTGCCCAGTCATTAGTTGTCAGTGGCCGGAGATTGGATTATTATTTTGATTCCATTATTCGACGTTGGATTAAAAAATATTCGATACCGATTCCGATACCGATACCGATCCCGACCTGAAGAATGGAACATTACTAAGATCCATTGTACAATTATCGCCTCTTCTTCTACCAGAAAAGTACGACAGCACGACAAGACAAAATGGAAATCCGGTATACAATATTCGTTTCTTCTTCCACCAGTAAAGACTAAGAAGCCAGCCAATCCTGCCCAACTTGTAATTGTCCTTCGCTAATGGTATCCGGCCAGAAATCATAGAAATTATACCACTGGCAGGGAAACTCTTTCGCAACCGACTCAAGAGTTTTTACATAAGCATCCATCGCGGCACTGATCAGCTTCTGCCTCTCCTCCCTGTCAGAATACCTGATAACCACCGGGTCAAATGCCCTGAAAGTATAGTGTTTCCAGCTTGTTTTGAGAGCATAAAAGGGTATAAGCGCAGCACCAGTCACAGCAGCTATATCAAAGGGACCCGATGGAAAAAGTGCCTCTCTGCCAAGAAACTCAATCCTCCTCCCCCGCTGATTCCCCATAATCCGGTCTCCATGCATGCAGATTATTTCGCCCCTTCGCAATGCATTTACTATCTCTATCATAGAATCGGGTGAATCCAAGGTAATATTTATGATATTAACATCTCTGTTATTTAATGCCCTGCTGAAAGTTTTCTTCGTCTCCTCACTCTCTATATCATACATCAGGAGATTTACCCGCACATTTAATCTTTCCTTAAGGAGATTTCCCGCAACCTCCCAGTTCCCCATGTGAGCACCAAGCAAAATCACACCCTTGCCTCTTGATACATACTCAGCTATGACATCTTCCCTTAAAAAAGTATAAGAGAAAAGGCTTTTTTCAGAGAGCAGATAAGCATAACGATCGATAAGAGAGGTGCCAAAAGAGTAGAAATGCCGGTAATAGTCCAGAATTGTGGTTTTCAAACCCAATCTTGACCTGAATTCTTTAATTACTTTTCTGGACTTTTTATCAAGAAGTGTATACTGGGTGGCGGCAAAAAAGAGGACAAAATAAGCAGGATTAAGGCCGAATCTGGAAATTATCACATTAAAGATTCTGTTGCCGAGGTTATTTTCCCTGCTTTTGCCCACCCAGTTATCGCCGGAACTATCTTTCATACATTGAAAGATAGTAATAACCGGAAAAATTGAAAAGAGCCGAATCTCTGCTTAATAGATGGAAGGGAAAAACAGCAACAGAACTATCCATCCGAAAACTCCAGCCAGGATTCCATAAATTAAGCATACCGGAAGATTTCTTTTTATTACCAGTCCCTCTTTTCCAATCAACCCCACGGTTGTGAGAACAGCAACCACATTATGAATACAGATCATATTTCCGGCTGCTGCCCCGATTGTCTGCAAGGCAAGTACCGGTGTGACAGGCAATGATGCCGCAATAGCAGTCCCATACTGGAAAGGTCCAAACATTATGTTAGACACCGTGGCACTTCCTGAAACAAACGCCCCCAGAACCCCCACAAACGGAGCCATCAGATACCAGATCCTTCCCGTGTAAGCTGCCGCAGCTTTAGCAAGTACTATGAGCATTGAATCCCTGCCCGATGCCCCGCCGGTGTTCATCATTATGTAAACCATCCCCAACGCAAAAACCAACGCTATGGATGCCGGCACTATCATGTGCAACACTTCCACCCAGGCCCTCGATGCTGCCTTCCAGTTAAGTTTATGCAGCCAGGGGATAAACAGAGCCACAAGCAGAAAAGGAAAAATACCCGGATTGTAGAGAGGCGTGATAGCCCTGCTGAAGCTAGTACCTAAAATCTCACTCCAGCCTATAGACCAGGCCTTCAATACCGGAATTAACCCGAAGATTTCTACCCGGCTGAAAAGCAGTAGCACTCCAATCAGGATATAGGGAATCCAGGCTTTTACCGGGCCAATTTTACGTTTCATCCCCAGAGACATGTCCTCCGCCTTTGTTTTCAGCACCCCCTCCCAGTCAGAAGGCCATTTATCTCTGGAAGGAAAATCCCAATGTCCCGGAGCAGAAAGGATTTTAAATTTGATCAGAAACACAAAAATCAGAAGACCAATCAGGGAGCCCAATAGCGTAGGGAGCTCAGGGCCGATAAAAAAAGCGATTAAAGCCTGGGGAAGTGTAAAAAGGAACCCGGCTACAATAGCAACAGGCCAGATCTTTAATCCCTGTCTGAAAGTTCCCCCCGAAATCTTAACCATGAGCATTACTATAAAAAGAGGTATAACCGAGCCGGAAAGGAAATTGATAATTCCAGCAAACGCCCCGATATTATTAATAAAGTCGCTGAACTGCAGAACTGTGCCATTGACACTCACAGGCCATCCAGTAAGAGTCCTGATAGCCTCAAATCCACCCCAGATCGGCACACCTACAGCCCCGAACACAACAGGGACACTGTCTGCAATGAGTGTGACAACAGCCGCTACAAGCGGCGGGAAACCCATTCCCACCAACAGCGGAGCCCCGATAGCAGCAGGAGTCCCAAACCCCGCTGCCCCCTCAAGAAAACTCCCCATAAACCATGCAATTATGATTACCTGAATGCGACGATCAGAGCTTAAACTTGCCATCGACTCCGAAATCCCGTCAATACCACCACTGCGTCTCATAAGCTGGAGTATGAGAAGAGCCCCGAATACTATTATCAGAATATCAATGGCGTTGATAATTCCGGAGATAGCCGCGGCTGTAACCCATCTCAGAGGCATATCCCAGGCCAGCATAGCTATCAGAACAGTAAGAAAAAAACCAACCGGCATAGCCTTGGCCGATGGCCAAAGCAATCCCAGCATCAGAAAACCAACAACAAGAATCGGAATCAATGCTAAAATGACTAACACCGGTTTTCCTTTCTTAAAAGAGATAGTTCAAAGAGATAAAAGAGCAATAGCAACTTTTTTACCACTGATTAACCTGATTAAAGATGATTACAGTGTACTTGATTAACATAAATTAAGGGGCATTATAATCTTTTTTATCTATAGAAGAGATTCTGTGATTTTGTTAAAATGTTTCTCTTACCTTGATTATTTTGATCAGGAAATGATATTCTTGTTTTATTGTATCCGAATCATGGTTAGCTTTAAAAAGAGAAAAAAAATGTCTGGATCACTGAAAGCTCAGCTCTCTCTCCTTTTCCTGCTTCTTGCTCTCTCTGCCCACTCAGAAGAAAAAAAAAGCGGATTTTCTTTTCTGCCTGAAACTCACCTCGGCTCTCATCTGAAAACTTTCTTTTTGCACAAAGATTCTGAATTCGAGGAAAAATACTTTATTGAATTGAGTCTTCATATCGATTTTGCCCTCTTCTCGATAGGCGACCGCTTTTTTCACAAATGGGATTACCGTCAGATAACAGGGATGGGAAAACAGGATGGAATCATTATCTTTGATCCCAGAGATGCCTCCTATCATGCGAATGCATGGTTCGAGTACAGATTTGATAATTTGATTGTCCAGGCAGGACTGGAACATCCCTGTTACCATCAAATCGACCGAAGTGAAATTCCTTCTCTTTACTGGAATAAAATTTTTATCGGCCTTCAATCCCCAACCTCTTTCCAATATCCCGGGGATATCGGTTCCGCAGAAAGATTTATTGACCGTTTCTCCTGGAACGCCAGGTGGGGCTTTTTTTTGCGAAAACGCGGCCAGAATAAAAACACGCCCATCTCCGCCAAAACAGTCACCAGCACAAGCGAACTGACACTTGATTTAAGCTACGCTGCATACACCTGGAGAAAAATGACAGTCCGGGTAACCGGACAGTCGCTCCTGGGAGGAGCCACTGACGGAACTTACTGGTCGCAAACATTCGGGACATCAGTCGAATTTCACAACCGTATCCTTACCGGGGATTTATTTGTTAACTATATCCTCGATGATGTATTCTGGGTTCTCAGCAGAGATAAACTTCTCGAGGTGGGAATAAGAATCAGGAAATAACAATAGGAGTAATAGTTCTCTAAAACTTTCTCTTAAACCGGAGGCACCTGTCATGCTCACTAGAAGAAGATTTCTGATCAAGGAAAGAGTAGGACTTCTGAAACTTTCCGACAGATAC harbors:
- a CDS encoding undecaprenyl-diphosphate phosphatase; this translates as MEEFFKAVILGIVEGITEFLPISSTGHLILMNQFIDFTGDFANLFSIVIQLGAILSVVVYFWDRLYPFSREKSAQQRRDVWKIWEKTVLGVIPAVLLGGLFADFIEKKLFNPYIVAIALVIGGVFLIILERKGKNTRFDSVQSLTVGAVIGIGLFQTLAMIPGTSRSAATILGAMALGASRAVAAEFSFFLAIPTMIGASGYSLLKSGFSLSSQQWMVLAVGFVVAFLVAWAVIAIFMNYIRRKDFMPFAYYRIVLGAVVLLYFALAAQ
- a CDS encoding CAP domain-containing protein, whose translation is MKKTLISLWVVFTVVLFSLRTISAQERGYGDPDLAYPDLPNWQERATIVLTNACRMDPVGYRDEYVGDYQILLPGSYPAVRPLYWQVDLNRAARAHAGDMSQNCGLQHNSCNGDSWSARITSYYKNSHSIAENIASGREHPQESMRQWIMDGTPPAGDKSGSDGHRVNIMNKNYREMGAGYAYGSVRYNHFWVQDFGGGRPAVNHPVPGGSHIFIKDSIRFMANYYDSLDRKPQKTMVVVDGQQWEMGLHLGTAGKGTYAKTAVSMKVCRNYCFLFTDADGKEWRFPEYGMLVTYGEGDCKTSYIPPEDVSVRTPLSGYRLVNQKGTAIMRTDLSGRIIQSGSNEGRVAGSSVNIMITNERKNSRLILDLNN
- a CDS encoding L-lactate permease; its protein translation is MLVILALIPILVVGFLMLGLLWPSAKAMPVGFFLTVLIAMLAWDMPLRWVTAAAISGIINAIDILIIVFGALLILQLMRRSGGIDGISESMASLSSDRRIQVIIIAWFMGSFLEGAAGFGTPAAIGAPLLVGMGFPPLVAAVVTLIADSVPVVFGAVGVPIWGGFEAIRTLTGWPVSVNGTVLQFSDFINNIGAFAGIINFLSGSVIPLFIVMLMVKISGGTFRQGLKIWPVAIVAGFLFTLPQALIAFFIGPELPTLLGSLIGLLIFVFLIKFKILSAPGHWDFPSRDKWPSDWEGVLKTKAEDMSLGMKRKIGPVKAWIPYILIGVLLLFSRVEIFGLIPVLKAWSIGWSEILGTSFSRAITPLYNPGIFPFLLVALFIPWLHKLNWKAASRAWVEVLHMIVPASIALVFALGMVYIMMNTGGASGRDSMLIVLAKAAAAYTGRIWYLMAPFVGVLGAFVSGSATVSNIMFGPFQYGTAIAASLPVTPVLALQTIGAAAGNMICIHNVVAVLTTVGLIGKEGLVIKRNLPVCLIYGILAGVFGWIVLLLFFPSIY